The Nicotiana tabacum cultivar K326 chromosome 1, ASM71507v2, whole genome shotgun sequence genome segment AGGGGTAAGTAATACATTGGCAATAGGAATCATTAAAGAGGAATATTCAAGTACATGACCCAGTCGTTTCCTAGGGTGAAGGAAAAATCAATTCATGCTCTGGTACCTTAAATGCGATATGGgattcaaaatacatgaagtggAATTACACTCCTGACGTTAGCTGACACAAGGAATATATGACGtaagcccatgaggatgaaaatgaaattgaacacttatgagattatcataTTTCAAACAGCTTAACCCATCCTGATAGTTGATCATATATGATAGAACTAAAGATACGACAACttgtcttccaaatcaatatgctcatgatatgtgcaaaaatCTGATGGCATCTAATCTCACCCCCCTTTCACGAGTAAAACCACATAGCTCTGACATCTAAatgttgggatgaaatcatgtactGGTTAGAGGCATTCTAATGATAAACATGATGCCCCGGGGAGAAAGACAAATGACACTCTTATTCACCCAAGGAGGTGTAATACCAAGGGTAGCAAAACTCCCCTCTCATGACAATGATATAGTCAATTATTCTAGAGACCGAGTGAGAAGAAAGCCATGTAACCCATCCAATCCGACCCATTTAAGACTTTGGAAAAAGGTATACACTTTGGTTTGAAATTATGGCAATTAAATCTCGAACTTTAAGGAAAATCAttacttacttttttttttaaatccaaGAGACAAGCCCTCGTAGTCCTAGAAAATCGTCAACAATGGCAATAAAGTACTTAAAACCATTACGAGTTGGTATGAAACAAGGCCTCAAAGTGCCCACATGGATAAGTTCGAATGAATGAGACGTCTTAATGCATTTATCGAGGAGAACTAACCTGGGTTATCTAGTCACATGGATAAGCAGAGCAGGTAGATGGTTGTTAGAAGAACACCTACAAAGAATACCAACAATAATTACTTATTCCAACTAAAGGAATATGTCCCCTTCCTTAATGCTACCAGACTTCCTCTTTGATGCCATGAAACATAAATGAATTTTACAATGACAGTTATAAGATGAAATAGATATTAGTGTAGCAAAACTAATGAGCACCATTTGGAACCAACAAGCTTAAACTAAGTCGAAGATATTAGAAATCCATAATAAAGGGGGATTTACCTACTTTCAGTGTCCTTTTAGAAATGGGTACTTGTAGAGTGTAaaaaaaatgaggtaaatttaaTCGAATCGTATAGTTGGATGACTAGTCAAGACATTGAGATAATATCGCATTGAAGATTATGGGTAAACAACACACgatgcaagaaaaatgaaaagaaagtgaaagagCCTTATGGAAGTCCTTTTACATTGTAACCACTAGGAATGGTGGTAATATAAAGCGATTACGAGAAGCTACATTTTTTAAAGAAGATCTCTGTATGAAGTCACGTGATGTATAGCTCTGGAATTCTAAAATCCAATTATGTTTAGCAAATCTACTTCATAATGAAGCACTACAACACACTTCCATACAACCAAATATTGCAAACCACTTTGGGAGATGCTATAAGACTTAACGGAGAGAAAGGCTTTGACATATGAATGTGTTACTAGGTGTATTTCTCATTTGTCAACCCAAAACCTAAAGGCGGGAGTTAGACTGATAAGCAGATCGTTGGACTAGCACAAGTGTAGATAATCCATTATCGGAAAGAGATCATTCAATTTCAGTAATTGCGGCATGATAGCATGACCCTTGATGAACTTGAAATGATATGAGATCCCAATGAGACAGTATAGAATAATCATGGAGGGTTTGCAgatgttcataatgagttctTCATAGATTTTAACTTGAGAACTACCCAGATGCTAATAAAATACAGAAGAATATGAGAAATAGGCGTTGTGCTATAATAACCCCCAAATGTGTGCTTGGTCTTGACGGAGAGCCTAACAGAAAGTGTTACAATGACTCATAGAAGGATATGTTCTCTCATGGTTATCGAACAAGTGTGGGGAAACTGgcacaatgaattcactaactaaaGAACACAATGAACACATGTTATGGAGGTGTAAGGAGAAGGTAAACATTTGTTATGAGATGGACATGCTTATGCTATATTAACTCCCAACTGCAATATACGACCATGCCATGAGCAACCACAATACTAGgacaaagtgagctacttactgcgGCACGTCCCAAGTGGACACGAACGTTATGGCGACACATGATCTTCCTATGACGTGGATATGAGGATCTCAAATTTCAGAGAGATTTATGCACACGGTGACCATTTCGATTGACATGCACTCATGTGAGGTGTTAAggtatgctcttatgttactaggCAGTGAGAAGCTTTCATGATAGTATTCGCAAGAGAGTAGATTGACTGTTCAAACCATATAAGCCATATACACAACTGAGTAAAAGGGTGACTCGAGCAGGATCGCAACGCTGGGATGCTTTGCATGAAACttgacaccacataggtaaactttacgacGGTGCAAGTATAGGCACAAACGAGTAGATTTTGTCCATTTAAATAAAAGATTCTATAAGAAATTCATCGGATATAGTCCCTTGGTGAGAATTTAGgaaaagcaagtgggaagtatcaatcttagagttataactcaattcaagggcATAATTATAGAACTTAATTCCACAATAACGTAAAtaagagaattcataatataGTGGATTCAAGAATAGtgcgtctcgttcaaagagtCAATACACGCAATGTTTTGTTATTCAACACCTTGTTAAGACCTTGTTTATGAGaactcttcaatatggatgtacatatacaatgAGTAGAAATTTTCATTTGACTCCCTTAATGACGTTAGGTTGATAGGGCAATAGCTTAATCGATACCCATCGACTCCACATCCCTAACGTATGTAGGTAACATACTGATATACTATATGATCTGATGGTGAAGAGACATCAATAGGGACAAGGACACTCCCCTCTTAGCGATATGTTTTACCAATCCATCCACAGCTCAGTACATTCTCCTACAAGTCCTTGGGCAATACACTCAGACTCAATGGTGGGATCAATCCCTCCTTACATGCTTCTAATTCACGGATTATGGTATCAAGGTTACCAATCTTGAGAATAAGACTTAGAAAGGAATTCAGTTCCCTAACTTGAACTCTATCACACGATTGGAgaatcaaagaagggtgaaattctTAAATATCtgaatagcctccaacttatagatatggtcgacaatacaccgataagaaggactctactagacacggctctgagaaatcctaggacactttaaaaccttagactctgataccaagtttgtcacgccccaaaaccgaggggcgcgaccggcgctcgaccgggCAGCCCCAGCCAAGtggacctgggtgcctttcctattccacgtgttaCCCCTCGTTTCCATttcccattaaccaagtgaaatagccatttataaatttaaacacattcttacgagatttacatagcatacatagttacttaacatggtttacaagttatactgcccaaaatacataagtacataacccgcATTTCTTGTCTGCAgagcctctagggatacaaaagagtgatacaatacttgccggtaacaaggctccggctataccttacaccaaaaacaaaaacaagactCCGAAATAAAATACGGCATGAGTCACGCAAGGCCCCGGGAGGAAAAGGGCGCACCAATGCTTCTGGCGGAAAGTGAAGGGGAGCTACGTTCGGTGTactggagtacctgctatggatccacctacaatcataatacgaatgtagcgccccgggcaaaagggacgtcagcacatttgaattgtactggtatgtatgaacaaacttgccctaagtaaactcaaaccatacacaagtaacaagtagtaatggaaccaacaatcaaatacacatgaaagaaaaccatcaagccaaacaagttacaatctctccatttccccttcaacattttcacttcaatgatttcacaactttctcatattttcatttcaatagtgatttcgatcacttttccaccctcattacctcggccacccttatcaccacaacccacaccttattacttcgtgttacggcgtgcaacccgatcccaccgaacaatcacaattcacaaacaacacaacaacaacaacaacaattctcaaagaatttctatagtcatcaatactatttccatcatattcaacaactcatatgcattttatgtcactgcgataattgccaatacaagccatatatgttattaccacagttgttccaactgcatcatttacgatttccttctatcatttgtttctcaactcttaccacataatacattcacaatcacacatttggtttattgccaattacgtataccattatatcgggagacttaaccacgaacaatcaaatcataccaatcacaagaattccacaaataatccacgtatatatcacataccaaatattcgtacaccaaacaaagtgactttacaaaggtcaaagttagccatacatacctcgtttgagctttccttaagttactacgacgtttcgaaaattctagcaatcctaatctacttgagacataacaaaattaacacaaattaggaaggtattcatggtttcagctcatttgagcattttatcaaacactagttgagcatcttgattttaaattccttttacaagattttcttctttccccaacccaatctttacttatttatattcatcaatcttcccacaaacctaatttgtacatgcatgtatacataatactattaccccaagaatcataccccaataacccacctcacaatctctacaataccaacacaacctaggttaggcacctatgacttccaatccccatcccatgagttacaatacttaatccatactcatatttccataataactccatatatgtaagtctaaggtgtaggattacctcttgtaaaccaaatcttgaaagacaaatttggggtgttcttgagattttgaagaaaccctatgaaacccaatcaaaatcatgttgtaactagtgattgagaagtgaaatcaccatgaaaacacacttaaaaactcaccctaggtgtgcaattggatgccttggtcgagttgggggtatagaggaagccctaagcttgagaaatgactgAAATTCTCTTATTTCCGGTCTTTAGGATATTTAAAAACCTTCCAGGCGCGCGAGCTCGTGCTATGTTCGCGCGTGGGAGGCAGAATACTCAGCATAATGCGCGACTTCGCGCTAATATTTGCGCTAGAAACAcctgcccagtaaaatggtcataactttccaTACACACCTccgaatgacaaacggtttatCTTACATTGGAAACTatactcaaagggctttaatttgataggttatgcatcacacaactccttataGAACTGGATATATGATCgttcaaagtgaggtcttgtgcgcactcatttacagatttcgtctaatatgaaacttttctaacttggcttagacttaggcctctccttagaccccaattcacctcTAATATAACTTATACACTtcttaacatatccaattgatatccataatatccttaatcctcatttgcactcaagataaaatatttggcctaccttggcaccacgaaatcttaaattactaagcaatTTTTTTATGGGGCTTTACACCACCATAGGTATTTTTTCATCTCTCCTAAAATTTTGATCCTTTTACTCCAATTGGCTTCAATATGCCTCACACAAAACCTATGATTTGAGAGAGGGAGGACAGTTCTTATTGCTTCTAACAGACCCTGCACATGTAAATTTAAACAGAATTAACTAtataataacataaaataactAGAATAGTCAGTTAAACAAAATCATAAGTTGTACCTTTTGCATATCAGACATAAAGGTAATACTGGTTCCATCTTTCAGATTCAATGAGTGCTTCAGCAGCTCCAGAAACCATGTCCATGTCAAGGTGTTTTCCTTATCAACTACAGCCCAAGCCAAGGATAGAAATGATTCTGACAATCTTGTGCAACAGCCACCAATAATTGCCCCTTGCAATGACCCTTTAGGAAAGTCCCGTCTAGTCCAATGAATGGTCTCAACCCTTGTTTGAACCCCAACTTCATTGCATTGAAGCATATGTACATTCTAAGAAATCTTTTTTTACCTTCAGCCATGGCATCTTTTGCTAAATTGATAACTACATGTTTGCTCTCCCTAATCTTATTTGCATATGCTTTTAATCTGTTATAGTCATCTAAAAAGCTTCCTTGCAATTGCTGAAGTGCCATCCTCTTGGCCCTTTTCAATATGGATTTATGTACATTCAATGAAAATTGATTTTTCAAATCTAGTTTCATATCCTTTATTTTGTACTTGGGGTTATTCTGCACCTTACTCCTGAAATATTCAGCTATAGTTTTTGTTTTGGCTCTAGGATTCTCAAATGCATCTTCACAGTTGTGCTCTGTCTTCAATGTTTTTACCTTAAAGCCAGGACCCTTCTTATCTTCAGAGATGAGGCATACAAAAGGGCAGCCTACTACACATCTGTACCTTACtcttattttatcactttttctaAGCTTCAAAGGTTTGTAATTTGCAATAGCATAGAAGTTCATGACTTTTTTTGCCTCTTCCAAGTCCTTAAATGTCATAGACTTATCAAGCTCTTTGTAGTGACTAAGCTTATCATTAACTTCTTTACCCTTTTGCATCCTAAGTGACTCTAATTCTTCAAAATCATATTCACTAGCATCTGAACCATAATCTGAACTTTTATCACTATCCGATTCACAATCAGTACCTAATTCACACGGATATTGACCTGAAATTGGCTCTTCATGGTCCCCCATATTGAAATATCTATAATATAGacacaaaagaaaacatagaGTGACCGCatgaataatttaataattttgacAATAAAATATTAAACATACAATAAATTACTGCATATAATATAATGAAAGCAATAAAGCACACACTTTAAGAGATAAAGCACACGTCTATACATGTTTTGTTGATTTCAACAGTTGAAAGCAAGAGAAAAAACAGTCTTTAAGAAGAAATGCACATGGTTCTGTCGATTTCAACAACCCAACCCTACCACACTATAATAAAATATGTGAAAAGGACACTTGCAGCCAAAGACAATATACGTCTAGGACACAAATTGACACCACATAAGGAAACAACAAAGATACCAAACAAAAAGAGTACCAGACCCACATGCAAACACTATACACTAGAAGACAggtaaaaaataccaaaacatgacAGAACcctagaaaattacaaaaaaataaagtgAAGTTCGACACAAAAACCCAATAAATAGAAGGGAAAATTACCTGAATATCTTCAGATGATTTTCAATTTGAGTTGTTAAACCTTGCTCTATCGTATCATCCCCTCACCTCTCAAATCGCCATGGAAGAATGAACATGGAAGAACTTAGATTTTTGTTTGGAAATGGGGCTTGGACCTTCTGCCTTCCCGTTTTTGTTTGGAATCCGCTTATTTGGATTCAGAGCTTTATGTTGAACAGCTTATGTGGATGCCATGTCATGGATTATGTGGATGCCATGTAGGATACAAAATGCTGATGGAAGGAGCTGTTAGGTTGAAGGGCATTAGTGGGCCCATTGTGCTAACAGGGAGGATTTTTTTGGCCCAGTTTACTAACGGAGGACATAAGTGAGCTATATACCATAGTTTAAGGATATTTTTGGACCCTTTCCGTtaaaaaaataatctttttagatctcttatgtTTAAAAGACAGATCTCTTACGTGCAAAAGTAAATCTCATGTGTGTAAAAAAAGTAGtttcataaaatttaaaatatatttgcaAAGAGCCAAAAAATCAATTGAGCCCtttttcccccaaatttcattTACAATGACTATAGATTTTatctcctttttttgttttttctctccttctttttccttttccttttattagGGGAATATCAAATCTTTTACCCCCACTTACAAGCTGCAACACGCACTGAAAACCAAGGAAATATTGATATTACAGTGCTGAGTGTGCCTCTCCAACTTGTTGGACGTGTCAAAAACTCAAATATCTCCCGAGTTTCTGGaccttcaattttccaaacaGTGCGTAAAGTCCAATCTAACttctattttcccttttttttctgtTCGTTCATACTTCGCACAGTCTTCTTTGCTCATTCAGCTGAAAATCTAGAAATTCCATCAAGTAAAAACCTCGCATTTTCACAATTctacaaaaatcaattcataatcctcgattttttttattttgaagttggagattttttttattagttTAAAATTTATTTGCAGATAACAGAAAGTGAGAATTGAAGATGAGGCTATTGAAAGTGGCGACGTGTAATTTGAATCAATGGGCTATG includes the following:
- the LOC107828248 gene encoding uncharacterized protein LOC107828248; protein product: MGDHEEPISGQYPCELGTDCESDSDKSSDYGSDASEYDFEELESLRMQKGKEVNDKLSHYKELDKSMTFKDLEEAKKVMNFYAIANYKPLKLRKSDKIRVRYRCVVGCPFVCLISEDKKGPGFKVKTLKTEHNCEDAFENPRAKTKTIAEYFRSKVQNNPKYKIKDMKLDLKNQFSLNVHKSILKRAKRMALQQLQGSFLDDYNRLKAYANKIRESKHVVINLAKDAMAEVGVQTRVETIHWTRRDFPKGSLQGAIIGGCCTRLSESFLSLAWAVVDKENTLTWTWFLELLKHSLNLKDGTSITFMSDMQKGLLEAIRTVLPLSNHRFCVRHIEANWNQLKNLGELSVDAAKKLLRYPPQNWCRSYFDTLCKNQMVDNNFTESFNSWILEARGKPILKMLEHIRIKVMNRLREKEEEARTWECEFSPNCMKLYAAYLKVANLCTVHFNGETGYEVSEGSDRHTVNLVEKKMHL